In a genomic window of Anaerolineales bacterium:
- a CDS encoding CPBP family glutamic-type intramembrane protease: MNVKRQLSVLGIFLLIYSLLVFFSTLITSANQLAPPGTLPDTAAEIPQWQIALASAGIVIVLYGFLGLAGFWFARRLELPGVYRERAGWETWLRRPLLLGLSLGVICVLIDRIIALLVSVEGLPHPRFPLSLLASGSAGIGEEILFRGFVLGLWAFILNWLLRRWNAKRTALWIANVIAALAFSAAHLPSAMLLLGVTSPADLPPWVIVEGLLINGILGLVAGERYVQGGLVAAMGVHF; encoded by the coding sequence CTCATCTACTCGCTGCTGGTCTTTTTTTCCACGCTGATCACCTCGGCGAACCAACTGGCACCGCCGGGTACACTGCCGGACACAGCCGCCGAAATTCCGCAGTGGCAAATCGCACTCGCCAGCGCCGGCATAGTTATCGTGCTCTACGGCTTCCTGGGCTTGGCCGGCTTCTGGTTCGCCCGTCGTCTGGAACTGCCAGGTGTCTATCGAGAAAGAGCCGGTTGGGAAACCTGGTTGCGCAGACCGCTGCTGCTCGGGCTCAGTCTGGGTGTGATTTGCGTACTGATCGACCGAATCATCGCCCTGCTGGTATCCGTCGAAGGGCTCCCCCATCCCCGTTTTCCGTTATCGCTGCTGGCTTCCGGATCGGCGGGCATCGGTGAAGAGATCTTGTTTCGCGGCTTTGTGCTCGGATTGTGGGCCTTCATCCTCAACTGGCTCCTGCGGCGTTGGAATGCGAAGCGCACGGCGCTGTGGATCGCCAACGTCATCGCCGCCCTGGCCTTCAGCGCTGCACATTTGCCCAGTGCGATGCTGCTCTTGGGGGTCACTTCGCCGGCCGATCTTCCACCATGGGTCATCGTTGAAGGTCTGCTGATCAACGGCATCCTGGGACTGGTGGCCGGAGAACGCTACGTGCAGGGCGGACT